The Octadecabacter arcticus 238 genome contains a region encoding:
- a CDS encoding YfjI family protein — MMHVHATETPFNPEAPQPLLREIADGADYPVQALGPLADVVQAVQGMTQAPLAIPGASALAVASLAVQGFADVETLGGARALSLYLLTIAGSGERKSSCDAPLMAALRTFERERSEAQRDDTQSWINAHAIWKGERDRILNEAKRGKGEKKTAARADLDALGGEPAAPPSADRTVTEPTFEGLTRLFAMGQPSLGIFSDEGGQFLGGHAMNSENRQKTLAALNDLWMGNPIRRTRSGDGHSTLFGRRLAVHLMVQPGVARAFMSDPMAADTGFLPRFLICEPRSTIGARLHGTMRRDESALDRFGTRLRDILETEMPMDSDTRELQPRTLALSDGARALLIRYADTVEAAQAPGGDLHRLPGYASKSAEQAARIAGVLTLWRNLHANDVTPVDMGNGIALAQFHLSEAVRLADAATVSQEIDRAEALRKWLLDGWGEPEIMVRDVVRLGPNPLRESPKARAALALLERHGWIAPLDPGTLVRGRARAESWRIVNGGAHVV, encoded by the coding sequence ATGATGCACGTTCACGCTACAGAAACACCCTTCAACCCCGAAGCACCGCAACCGCTGTTGCGCGAAATTGCGGACGGTGCGGATTATCCCGTGCAGGCGCTTGGACCGCTGGCCGATGTTGTCCAAGCCGTGCAGGGCATGACGCAGGCACCCTTGGCAATTCCCGGAGCATCAGCGCTGGCCGTGGCATCACTGGCCGTGCAAGGTTTTGCCGATGTTGAAACCCTTGGCGGCGCGCGTGCGCTGTCGCTGTATCTGCTGACGATTGCGGGCAGCGGTGAACGCAAATCAAGCTGCGATGCGCCTCTTATGGCCGCCCTGCGAACATTCGAACGTGAAAGAAGCGAAGCCCAGCGCGACGATACGCAATCATGGATTAACGCGCATGCAATCTGGAAAGGAGAACGCGACCGGATCTTAAATGAAGCCAAGCGCGGCAAAGGAGAGAAAAAAACAGCCGCGAGGGCCGATCTGGACGCGCTGGGCGGGGAACCGGCAGCACCCCCGTCCGCAGACCGCACAGTGACCGAACCGACCTTTGAGGGGCTGACACGCCTGTTTGCGATGGGGCAACCGTCCCTTGGCATTTTCAGCGACGAAGGTGGGCAGTTCTTGGGTGGGCACGCCATGAACTCGGAGAACCGGCAAAAGACGCTGGCCGCATTGAATGACCTTTGGATGGGCAATCCAATCCGGCGCACGCGCTCTGGCGACGGGCATTCAACGCTATTCGGGCGGCGGCTGGCCGTGCATCTAATGGTTCAGCCCGGCGTGGCGCGCGCATTTATGTCAGACCCAATGGCGGCGGATACCGGCTTTTTGCCCCGTTTTCTGATCTGTGAGCCACGCAGCACTATCGGCGCACGTTTACACGGAACAATGCGCCGCGACGAAAGCGCGCTCGACCGCTTCGGAACGCGCCTGCGCGACATACTTGAAACGGAAATGCCGATGGATTCAGACACGCGGGAGTTACAGCCGCGCACTTTGGCATTGTCCGATGGGGCGCGCGCCTTGCTCATTCGCTATGCAGACACGGTAGAGGCGGCGCAGGCACCGGGCGGCGACCTGCACCGCTTGCCGGGCTATGCCAGTAAGTCGGCAGAACAGGCGGCGCGCATCGCGGGCGTGCTGACCCTATGGCGCAACCTGCACGCAAACGATGTGACCCCCGTAGATATGGGCAACGGCATCGCCTTGGCGCAATTCCACCTGTCCGAAGCGGTGCGGCTGGCCGATGCAGCGACGGTATCACAGGAAATCGACCGGGCCGAAGCCTTGCGAAAGTGGCTATTGGATGGATGGGGAGAGCCGGAAATCATGGTGCGCGATGTTGTGCGCCTTGGCCCGAACCCATTGCGTGAAAGCCCAAAAGCACGCGCCGCGCTTGCGCTGTTGGAGCGGCACGGCTGGATTGCTCCGCTCGACCCCGGCACGCTTGTTAGGGGGCGTGCGCGGGCGGAAAGCTGGCGTATCGTGAACGGTGGCGCGCATGTGGTTTGA
- a CDS encoding DUF7146 domain-containing protein, which translates to MTAAKHLTQTLRGKWYGRYGAAPCPVCQSKGKKTQNALTLADGTGSQLLLNCKKAGCDYRDIATAAGITQGTYTPPDPAISAQRAAEQRKVDAKRADQAWRLWKGTQPIAGTVAESYLRGRGITCPLPDTLRFDPQCWHATAKTFPALVALVEGGAGFAVHRTYLRCDGSGKADVTPSKAMLGAVCGGAVRLSNGPQTLAVAEGIETALSLSSGLLRSPATVWAALSTSGIRGLHLPDEPGRLTIAPDGDAAGRTAAQALAARAHGIGWQVSLLPAPDGRDWNDILNGKDAA; encoded by the coding sequence ATGACGGCTGCAAAGCACCTGACCCAAACCCTTCGCGGCAAATGGTATGGCCGGTATGGCGCAGCACCCTGCCCAGTTTGCCAAAGCAAAGGCAAAAAGACCCAGAACGCGCTCACTTTGGCCGATGGCACCGGCAGCCAGCTTTTGTTGAATTGTAAGAAGGCCGGTTGCGACTATCGCGACATTGCGACAGCGGCGGGCATCACGCAGGGCACCTACACGCCACCAGATCCGGCAATCTCTGCCCAGCGCGCAGCAGAACAGCGCAAGGTTGACGCAAAGCGCGCAGATCAAGCGTGGCGGCTGTGGAAAGGCACACAGCCTATCGCGGGCACTGTTGCAGAAAGCTATTTGAGGGGGCGGGGTATTACCTGCCCCCTTCCCGACACCCTGCGATTTGACCCGCAATGCTGGCACGCAACCGCCAAAACATTTCCGGCGTTGGTGGCGCTCGTGGAGGGTGGCGCGGGCTTTGCAGTGCATCGCACCTATCTGCGCTGTGATGGCAGCGGTAAGGCCGATGTGACGCCGTCCAAGGCGATGCTGGGCGCGGTGTGCGGCGGCGCTGTACGCCTGTCTAACGGGCCGCAGACGCTTGCCGTGGCAGAAGGCATCGAAACCGCGCTGAGCCTGTCTAGCGGGCTATTGCGTTCCCCTGCGACTGTTTGGGCGGCGCTGTCCACATCGGGGATACGCGGACTGCATTTACCGGACGAACCGGGGCGATTGACCATTGCCCCCGATGGCGATGCAGCAGGCCGCACAGCAGCGCAGGCTTTGGCAGCGCGGGCGCACGGCATCGGGTGGCAGGTATCACTGCTGCCTGCCCCTGACGGGCGCGATTGGAATGACATTTTGAACGGAAAGGACGCGGCATGA
- a CDS encoding ISAs1-like element ISOan1 family transposase, with protein sequence MIFTVLTRSYAMPTPSSPEIHPIEFLTHFSDISDSRQEVKVTYPLPEILLLTLCAVLSGANDWTAISIYGTKKLGFLKRFLPFADGTPSHDQLGNIFAALDAEAFQACFIDWVASLNKTVTGVVAIDGKTSRRSLDKAGGKAAIHMISAWSSEWNLTLAQRQVDGKSNEITAIPELLELLTLKGAIVTIDAMGCQREIAAKIISKEADYILALKGNQGSLRKDTELFMTEQAAVDYDDTTVTYHETVEKSHGRIETRRVTVCTDIDWLKADHNWPGLKSIVMVQYHAILQDKTRAETRYYISSMTSDAEHHAKAIRDHWGIENGLHWVMDMVFRDDECRIRKGNAPANFTTIKHAASNMLRSVKGKHSLRSKRHIASWDDDFLAEIINT encoded by the coding sequence GTGATCTTTACTGTTTTAACGAGGTCATATGCCATGCCAACCCCAAGTTCACCTGAGATCCATCCCATTGAATTTCTTACGCATTTTTCAGATATAAGCGATTCACGTCAAGAGGTTAAAGTGACTTACCCTTTGCCGGAAATACTCCTCTTAACCCTATGCGCTGTTTTGTCAGGTGCCAATGACTGGACGGCCATCTCGATATATGGGACCAAGAAACTGGGCTTTTTGAAGCGTTTTCTACCTTTTGCAGACGGGACACCGTCCCATGACCAACTTGGAAACATCTTTGCGGCCTTGGATGCCGAGGCGTTTCAGGCCTGTTTTATCGACTGGGTGGCCTCCCTTAACAAGACGGTGACTGGAGTGGTCGCGATTGATGGGAAAACCTCTCGCCGCAGCCTGGATAAAGCTGGCGGCAAGGCCGCAATTCACATGATCTCGGCCTGGAGTTCGGAATGGAATCTGACGCTGGCGCAACGGCAGGTGGACGGCAAGTCCAACGAGATAACGGCCATACCAGAACTGTTGGAACTGCTCACCCTGAAGGGGGCTATTGTCACCATCGACGCTATGGGATGCCAACGCGAAATCGCCGCGAAGATCATCTCCAAAGAAGCAGACTACATCCTCGCTTTGAAGGGTAATCAGGGCAGCCTACGCAAGGACACAGAATTATTCATGACGGAACAGGCGGCCGTAGATTATGACGACACAACAGTCACTTACCACGAAACGGTAGAGAAGTCTCATGGCCGTATCGAAACAAGGAGGGTCACAGTGTGCACGGATATTGACTGGCTTAAAGCGGACCACAATTGGCCCGGTTTGAAAAGCATCGTTATGGTCCAGTACCACGCCATCCTGCAGGATAAAACGCGCGCCGAAACCCGCTATTACATTTCATCAATGACATCAGATGCTGAACATCACGCCAAAGCCATCCGTGACCACTGGGGAATAGAAAACGGGCTGCATTGGGTCATGGACATGGTGTTTCGCGACGATGAATGCCGTATCCGAAAAGGCAATGCTCCAGCGAATTTTACGACCATAAAACACGCTGCAAGCAACATGCTGCGCTCCGTAAAGGGGAAGCATAGCCTGCGATCAAAGCGCCACATTGCATCATGGGATGATGATTTCCTCGCCGAAATAATTAACACCTAA
- a CDS encoding helix-turn-helix transcriptional regulator, translating to MQNYLTLTELREKLGNRSRSAIYVDLAAGRLPKPIKLGGRLYWPEGDVETHLRNMRKAIA from the coding sequence ATGCAAAACTATCTCACCCTAACCGAACTACGCGAAAAACTAGGCAACCGCTCACGCAGCGCAATTTACGTCGACTTAGCGGCTGGCCGATTGCCCAAACCCATAAAGCTTGGCGGGCGTCTATACTGGCCTGAAGGCGACGTTGAAACCCACCTGCGCAATATGCGCAAGGCAATCGCATGA